One Mauremys mutica isolate MM-2020 ecotype Southern chromosome 19, ASM2049712v1, whole genome shotgun sequence genomic window carries:
- the LOC123353257 gene encoding LOW QUALITY PROTEIN: rho guanine nucleotide exchange factor 40-like (The sequence of the model RefSeq protein was modified relative to this genomic sequence to represent the inferred CDS: deleted 2 bases in 1 codon), with product MQSGAGKGLDYSSTLKVVQWFMRIYKKRVKACGGEAWKKERKNAAFGSERARIKEFRNMDSESLDRCIQSTLSVLYPPFEATAATVLCQVFDVVEKTYRGDGLRYLIDFLIPAKHILQCIQQDACVQYCGLLFHHEGWPLCVHEKIIVQLASIDWRALKPGDFYLQVVPYLKKSPRIVLKCLANDKHNVEEVVVPEVSYTSIFSVEWLESINGERMGTALENCLLASDDKIFRVPWDKIVNPEFIDKPKIIENNITALKMAKESSNLCFPMEHPKCNSPAPGPQALPEQEVMQDNLVISRTTQESADTIVNGMSSVPLEDSESDPEGEYVELTEVSLPRFGPQVGSLTQSIALNSRTQPRPRVNVSKDKHRLIVLRDSSTCSKNLVCSTLIQKQHGQTDTPRASYSGAHENGIHLENNKRMRHGEVLPKCQLESNDPGSVGNSDSNFHTAASPASNAESSSSVGQGAPSEHTIDWRYAMCSYNDVCAGDSAECKEQLIETPGKTEAENDRAETGKETTEPSPEALPLNAAAREGMQNQVRAHEHSDSTRVYFAPVSVTGHSTANCRLEEDSGIQITSESSGLTEQCFRSSVDVPDRIVEHNHCSNPLAEHCPPLSQPAKLNRGQAEQFGELGSGVSVEEVCKETEEPTFTGNEKQNSHTYSSAVDRRVDGYLPQDKGQEVMGCTQQKVEEAKLLQTSGLTEIRQTAKRLDNNGTMVGVHTEGSCQTETKRDREKCEEKQSCVEIQCHKSVANSVLLQTPAEGVGLERVAGQDLQGGPENKQGAAEQERSCRRTIPKAGNESAALETLDMLKPQAEEPEATLPSSPPMDGDNTKRPMQLAEWSSNSKSTPSKQEAASQDSPSKGTRLKGGEKIKEEMCTDSCEPAGRLCSPEEGSAAVIQQEPPRSLQTAPVTAKDVNLDVLRSGVACLPGTRDKCGRAVAIMTTRNTIWLNPHCNTTELVRLLLYLHSIPRAECRALGLTILVDARRCSPVPALFKAFNLLQVSLWKQPQSFGPRLFVLQG from the exons GACTCCGAATCACTGGACAGGTGCATACAGAGTACCTTATCCGTGCTCTACCCTCCGTTTGAGGCCACAGCAGCCACGGTTCTGTGCCAGGTTTTTGACGTGGTGGAGAAGACGTACCGCGGGGATGGACTGCGCTACCTCATAGATTTCCTGATTCCAGCAAAGCACATCTTGCAGTGCATTCAGCAGGATGCCTGT GTTCAGTACTGTGGATTGCTGTTCCACCATGAAGGCTGGCCTCTCTGTGTCCATGAGAAGATTATAGTCCAGCTGGCCTCCATAGACTGGCGAGCCTTAAAGCCTGGTGACTTCTACCTGCAGGTGGTGCCCTACCTAAAGAAGTCGCCACGAATAGTACTGAAATGTTTGGCAAACGACAAACATAATGTAGAGGAAGTTGTGGTCCCAGAGGTCTCCTACACCTCTATTTTTTCTGTGGAATGGTTGGAGTCCATCAATGGAGAGCGGATGGGTACAGCGCTGGAAAATTGTTTACTAGCCTCTGATGATAAAATATTCCGGGTTCCCTGGGATAAAATCGTCAATCCTGAATTTATTGAtaaaccaaaaataattgaaaataataTCACAGCTCTCAAAATGGCTAAAGAATCTTCAAATTTGTGCTTCCCAATGGAGCATCCCAAATGCAACTCACCGGCTCCTGGACCTCAAGCTTTGCCGGAGCAAGAAGTGATGCAGGACAATTTGGTCATTAGCAGGACTACTCAGGAATCAGCTGACACCATTGTTAATGGTATGAGTTCTGTGCCCCTGGAGGACTCTGAAAGCGACCCTGAAGGAGAGTATGTAGAGCTCACGGAAGTTTCATTGCCAAGATTTGGGCCACAAGTGGGCTCCTTAACCCAATCGATTGCCTTAAATTCTAGAACTCAGCCCAGACCAAGAGTGAATGTCTCTAAAGACAAACACAGGCTTATTGTCCTTCGGGACAGTAGCACATGTTCAAAGAACTTGGTTTGTTCAACACTCATACAAAAGCAGCACGGTCAGACGGACACACCGAGGGCCTCTTATTCAGGGGCTCATGAAAATGGAATTCATTTGGAAAACAACAAAAGGATGCGACATGGTGAAGTGTTACCAAAATGTCAGCTGGAATCAAATGATCCTGGCAGTGTGGGGAATTCAGACTCTAACTTTCACACAGCTGCATCTCCAGCCAGCAATGCAGAGAGTTCATCCTCCGTGGGGCAAGGGGCACCCAGTGAGCACACGATAGACTGGAGATATGCAATGTGCAGTTACAATGATGTTTGTGCTGGAGACAGTGCTGAATGCAAGGAACAATTAATAGAGACTCCTGGAAAAACGGAAGCTGAAAATGATAGGGCAGAAACTGGGAAAGAAACCACAGAGCCGAGCCCAGAAGCACTTCCATTGAATGCTGCTGCTAGGGAGGGAATGCAAAACCAAGTGAGAGCCCATGAGCACAGTGACAGCACCCGGGTGTATTTTGCTCCGGTTTCTGTCACAGGACATTCCACAGCAAACTGCAGACTTGAGGAAGACTCTGGCATTCAGATTACATCTGAATCCTCAGGTCTGACAGAACAATGCTTCCGTTCATCAGTGGATGTGCCAGATAGAATTGTAGAACACAATCATTGCAGTAATCCGCTAGCAGAACATTGTCCTCCGTTAAGTCAGCCTGCAAAGTTGAACCGAGGACAAGCAGAGCAGTTCGGAGAGTTAGGCAGTGGAGTTAGTGTTGAGGAAGTCTGCAAAGAGACTGAGGAACCAACATTCACTGGGAACGAGAAGCAGAATAGCCATACATACTCCTCTGCTGTTGACAGGCGGGTGGATGGATACTTGCCACAGGACAAAGGACAGGAAGTCATGGGCTGTACACAACAGAAAGTAGAAGAAGCCAAACTACTCCAAACCTCTGGGCTAACAGAGATCAGACAGACAGCAAAACGGCTAGATAACAATGGCACAATGGTAGGAGTACATACAGAGGGCTCCTGTCAAACTGAAACCAAAAGGGATAGAGAGAAATGTGAGGAGAAACAAAGCTGTGTGGAAATCCAGTGTCACAAAAGTGTAGCGAACTCTGTGCTGTTGCAAACCCCAGCAGAAGGGGTTGGCCTGGAACGTGTGGCAGGACAGGATTTGCAAGGGGGGCCGGAGAACAAACAAGGTGCTGCTGAACAAGAGAGGTCGTGCAGAAGGACCATCCCAAAGGCTGGGAATGAGTCGGCAGCCTTGGAAACTCTAGACATGCTGAAACCCCAAGCAGAGGAACCGGAGGCCACACTGCCATCTTCTCCACCTATGGATGGGGATAATACTAAGAGGCCAATGCAGCTGGCTGAATGGAGCAGCAATTCAAAATCCACCCCTTCCAAGCAGGAAGCAGCTTCTCAGGATTCACCTTCTAAAG gaACACGGCTGAAAGGGGGAGAAAAGATAAAAGAAGAAATGTGCACTGATTCGTGTGAGCCAGCGGGTCGACTCTGTTCCCCAGAGGAAGGCTCAGCAGCTGTTATTCAACAGGAACCCCCCAGAAGTTTACAGACTGCACCCGTCACAGCGAAGGACGTGAACCTCGACGTGCTCAGGAGTGGAGTTGCCTGTCTGCCAG GCACCAGAGACAAGTGTGGACGTGCAGTGGCCATAATGACCACAAGGAACACGATCTGGCTAAACCCCCACTGCAACACCACCGAGCTGGTGCGCCTCCTCCTGTACTTACACAGCATCCCAAG AGCAGAGTGCCGAGCTTTGGGCCTCACCATTCTGGTAGATGCTCGTCGCTGTTCACCAGTTCCTGCCCTTTTTAAGGCTTTCAATTTGCTACAGGTGAGCCTGTGGAAGCAGCCCCAGTCCTTTGGCCCCAGGCTCTTTG